GGATCATTGTCACAAGACGAgggggaaatgtattttctcaCTATCACATTTGAACAGTTAGAGAACAGAACGTCATTTGTCCACAGCGCGCTAGTCACATATATGTCCTATTCGTATAGTTTTGCACTGCTCTACTTCCTTTTACAACTGTCTGATCATTTGTATGATAATTCTGCACAGTTGTTGGACAACTTGGGTATATTAGTAGGACAACAATGTTACTGGTGAGGCAAAGTTGTGCATCCAATAGTTGATACCTGCACGCTACTGGTACAATTAATACCACTTAGAGCTACTACGTCGTAGCCAACTTCTCACCCAAAGTCAGTTgggaacaataaaataaaatccaaaaagaatcaaaacaaTTTGGCTGTGTAATACAGTCTTACATCATCAATCATACATTTTACAGTTAACACAACCAAAAACGCAGATGAGtgtaatcaaataaaaaataaatgtaggaATATAACTAAAAAGTAGAAAATAATACCAATAATAGGATAAAAAGGCAAAACTAAATcagaatgaaaacacaaatgaaaacattggaAATCTAATGAAATTacattaaaagtaaaatacgaaataaaaaaagcaatctACTTATGGAATACAGTCATTTATAGTAAAACACAATTccaatcaaaataatcaaattgaatcattggaataaaaaaatgttaattacatttataactcaataaaaatacaaataaaataataaatacaattaaattgaattaaactccaaaataaatcacaccaATCTAGTTCAACATcctgtgtatttattttattcatttatctgctttttgaaaaatactCCATGAAGAAACAGTTCTCGTTTCAAAAGGAAGTGCATTCCACAATTTAGACTGCAAATTTTTAATCTCTCGTGAGGGGTCTTTAGTAAAAGGCAGTCAACAAACTGTGATGCCTTTGGCATGTTATTCTAGCTTTGTGCAATGGAAGCTAACAGGAGACAGCTCTGTGCCCTTTTTGTTCCATTGTGCCCATATTAAAAGCCGAGTGAATGACGACCGACTAATTGTGTTTTCAAATTGGGTCCATGGGCACACTGCGGGGAAGGGATTTGCTCTGAGCACCCTACTGAAGCACCCAAGGATGTGAAATTTACCACATTTGTAGGTCAGCCTGCTGCAGAGGTTGTTGTCAGGCAGACAAATAACTCCTTCAGAGAGCTTTTGCAACACAATCggaatttgtgaaaaaaaatctgataacCACTGAATTGGCTTATTAAGATGGTCAGCAAATTTAAGATAGCCTTATGTGTttccaaacatatttttgaagCTAActgaaaatatgtatttaatttattcagGTGTTTgagataattatttttttttacttataaAAGCTTGCACAGTGCagattttaccttgtgttTCAATTGATACAGTGACCATAATGtttcagaaaaaacaaaataatttgaccCAACTTTGGGTGTATGATGAATTTTGCTTTAGATTTAGACCATAAATGTATGCAGTACATAAGAAACCTAAAGAGTGAAATTACTGTCAAAACGGAATCTGTGGTTCATTTCCTTTAACCTTGAACCACATATCTTCTGCTCCATTTGCTTTGCCATAAAGTGATGACTTCCATATAAAAACCATAGAGGCCACGTCTTTGACAGAGTTGCATTTACCCTTTTTATGAGAACCTGAGATTATGTCAACCTTAAAATTGTTAAAACTCCGGATGATAATTATTAATTTGAGAAGCCCTAATATCGGTTGATGTAATCACCCATCCGGGCCGTGGTCTAGATTGTAATGATCTCATTCAGTCTGCGCGAGAATCTTAATTGATTTCATAATTTTAGCACGGGTTGCAGGAATGTAACCCGGTCCCATCTGGAGTTTATCAGAGGCTGACCTGCTTTTGATGAGCCACATTAGCTCCTGTATGCCCTCACACTCATGCTGACACAGGGCTGCGGAAGAAGGCCACAGCTGCCTCTGTCTTGTCCCAAACATCCTTCTTTTGGACTTGCCTACCTGCTGGCAAACAAATGTCCTCTCCTCCATTCCATGAAAAGAGCTTCCGGGGAAATTTTgccctattaaaaaaaaaaaacataattatcTCATCTCCCTAATTCCCAATTATTATGCATGGTCTTATTTAAAAAGGGACATTTTCCCAATTTGTGCGGTGCAAGCAGGGGATGAATTTAAGTGTGACaccctctcgctctctctctctcctccgcAGCAGCGAGGGGGGGTCCTTCGCTCGGATGAAGTGAGGAGGAGAGCGTGCCGTGAGGCTGTCATCTAAGCGGTCTCCTCCGGGGTACAGAGCTTCCAGCCTCAGGTAGAAGCGTTCTCAGTGTTCCCGCTGCCGAGGGAGGGGCCAGGCGGCACACGCTTTTCTTTGCAAAGGCGACGCCACTCTGCCAAGGCACGGAAATGGAGAAGGTAAGGTTTTGGACTGCATTGataatttgttttgctgtgtgGTTTGTTGCTTTGGTGTACCACATACGGGGGTTTTGCTAAGGTTTTGACAGTATGTTTCTGTCTGCACTCCTAAATGCatgcagaaatatttttatattcttcAAAATTATTATTCATGCTGATCTAATCAATGAATCTTCTCTGGTGAAAGCTTCACTGAAGTTAACCTTCAGGATTACAATAAACACTTAAAAGTTATGCTCATAGACAATAAAGTTGTGCAATAAACCTAACTTGActcttaataaataaataaggaaataagtaaaatacacaacacaaatagaaaaaaataaagtgtattgactaattgatttttttttcccaacttgTAGCTTTTGCGATTTTAAAATTACATTCTACTACTTGCaatgttgttttgaatttggtCAATTGTTTAGCCCTAACATTGATTACGAACATAGACACACGTGAATGTGatccaaataaaacatgtcTACAGGGTGACAAGAAATCTATAATCGAGTGAGAGTATGCAAAAAGATCTCAACTCTTTTTGTTCTATCTGCTAAAAgtgttgttttcttctgtTCCCCTTAATCAGAGTTGCTCAGAGTGCTCAGAGATGACACTTGCACAGAGCTTGTGCACACTGTGCAACAAGTGGTTGTGTTACCAGTGCACAGATGTGCATCAGCATCAGAGAGCCACAGCATCATCCCAGTGCACAGACCTGCACGACCAGCAAAGGCCCGAATTGCACCAGAGAGGCTCCGGCTCTGGACCAGGCAAGCCTTCTTTCATTGAGTCCTTTATTCTACTTTTCTTTACTGGCCCGTCTGACAGTTTGGTGTTCCGGATCCTCCATGTCCCTGTGTTTTCTGCCCCGGATCCCAATCAGAAGTCTAGTTgaatacacatttttttcctattcAAGTGTTTTAAGATAGTGTCATGATTTGTGGAGGTTGGGGAAAACTatcattgtctttttttgacaAAGTAAGGAAGTGAAAATACAGATACAGTATGTTTTCAAGTGTATGGTATAAAACTAATCAGCAAAATAAGGTTCAGCAAGTGGAGGTTGGTAGAATACTgtacatttacaaaaatatgactTACTACTTGTGGAAAGAAGTCCTCCAAATAATTACTTAACAACtcagtgaaaaaaatactcaagtaAAAGTAGTATCATTTCTCAGTGAAATCGCAATCAAAACTTGCTGTTATACTTTAAATgtgcctattttttttatcagctaTCGTATACATACTTTGTAAGTAAAGTATTTGTAGTAGGAAATGctgttcatttaaaatattgcATCCCATCGAAAAAATTATGTTTACCAATTCCTGTCCACTTTATTTACCAAGAAAACTATCGTTAGTAAACATCAAACGTCAACGACAAACTTTTATTGCCTTTATTACTGTCTCAGGTGGCCAAGATGAGCACACCTACAATGTCTGACTTGAAAAAAGGTGTTTCATTCTTCACAGTctttttaataatacattatggAGAtcctatttttcttctttaaaaacacaaaaggcatACAGTACTTCAAATACACCACAGGCCATTATTTAAGGTATGCCTTTTAGTAAAAGTAGTAAATGGTTCCTGAAGATCGCTATTTTAAtcacacttttatttaaataagtgTCCCAGATTTGTAAAGAGGCTGTAAGGTTTCATTATTTGCTAATATTAGCTTGCAGCTATTTAAAGAGTCTCAAGTGGTGTAGAAGCTTTTGTAGACCACTCGTTTGTCCTCTGCGCTCGCTCTTGATGAGCCCTTCGTCTTAGTACGTGTGCAGTATGAGAAGAGCTGGCAGACAGGAAGTGGGCAGTCACATTAGGTTTGTGAACGCCGAACAACGTTGCGCTCATAAGCCACGCAAGTGTGAGCAAGCGCCTGAGCGGGTCAGCCGAGGTGAGGTGGCCAACAAAGAGCAGTACGGCTGTATTTGGCACTCTCCATGCTGACCTATTTCCAAGCGAATGAAAGTTATTTTGGAGTGCAGTTGGCTGCGGCATCAAACACTTGATTGGATCGCTTGAGATATTGTTCACTTTCTATGTCGCTGACTCACTCAGATTGGTTTTGTAGTGGCAAACTTAAATAACTGTCTGAATTCATGCAGTTGGATGATCTGTAGCAATGAATAGTAAGGACATATTGTAGATGCACCAAAGCAGTACGTAAAGCTTCTCAGTTTACTTCAACATAGTTCCTAAGCACAAAGATACCAACGGGGTGGCaccaaaacaatacatttatattaCACAAAAACAGAATAGTATAGGTGCatacaaatatttgcaaataaGTGAGTCACAAGTGTCCAATCGCAAATATGCACGAtgtattgtatgtatattgtgtttaCAGCCCCATTTGTGAAGGTATATTACGATGACACTACACCAGCCATTATAAACATATTGTTAGCCTCAtagcatattttcttttcaatgcaAGAAACAAAGCAGTTTGACAAGCAAGACAGTTGACTTGATTCAATATTTGTGGATTACCAACTCCTAGATTATTAAGAATCTacattaacaaagaaaagaatacAAAACTGAATTAACTTCTTTTTAATTGATGTTGTGACATTGAGACAAATCTAACTTTGGCAAGTATGTTCCTAGGTTAacaatacatccatccattttctataccgcttgtccccacgggggtcgcgggcatgctggagcctatcctaacagtcatcaggcagtaggcaggggacaccctgaaccggttgtcagccaatcgcaaggcacacagagacgaacaatcTTCCACACTCGCACCTAGGAGCAATTTgaagtgctcaatcggcctaccaagcatattttggggatgtgggaggaaaccggagtgcccggagaaaacccacgcggccacggggagaacatgcaaacttcacacaAGGTTTGAATCGCACCCttctaactgtgaggcggacgtgctaaccagtgctccaccgtgcCACCGTTAACAATACACTAATGTTAAATTAATAGGTCCTTCAAAACTATTTTTCCAGATATTTGTGTGCATATAGTCCCTAATGAGGTGGTTAGTTAGCATGCATCCCCACCTGTTGCGCAAATGCTCCTGCTTGGTGCATCCCTAGTTGCCTGTTTTgtaattatatattatattgtctttttttttggtcaggtaCAGGGTCATATCCTTGCTCCCTCCTTATGTGCCACTCCCATGGACAGCAGCCCCTCGAGCTGCTTTGTGAGTCATGTGACCTCCTTTGCTGCAGCGGCTGTCACCTGTCCTCCCACAAAACCCACAGGTCAGTcctcacacatgcacgctcAGATAGCACAAGGACACGGCAAAGAAGGACTTAGTGCAGGTTAAAAAGTTCCACTTTTATCATTACTATCTGCATAAACACTCCCCTTGGCTCACCTCATATCTATTCAGTATTcatatgcttttgtttttcggTGATGTTGCAGTCGGCTCTAAGGTCACCTGCATCCCGGGAGAAACGCATTTCCTTCTGGCGTTGTTTATTCATGAACTTCCCGTCTGCGGTGCCTGCTGTGAATGCTACACCTAATGTGTGCAGGGTGGTGCAGATTGGGAAGGCTCTCCAGGATCAGCGATGGCTCTTTGAAAGCCTAATGGTACAAGTGGAAGAGAGGAGGTCTGCAGTGGAGAACAATGCAAAGCAGATAGAGGACAGGTTGGTTCGGGTCAAAAGAAATGAGTGACTTCACTTGTGTGTCATATTGTGACAGCAAGAATTTAACATAACAAATGCCCTCATTTTAAATGGTGGCAAAGTACTGTTTTTATTAGGTAAGGCTAGGGCATGCATAAATGAATCTCCTGTTGTTGTTCCTCGACCCTGGGATGGAATCAAAGTATGCTCTGGGGCTGTTTTCTTCAGGTGGAACTCAGGATTTTCACAAGGTGAAGGCATTGACAACAACTCAGCACTCAGGGTTAGAACACAATCTTTAGGCTTCTGGTAGAAAGCAAAATATAGTcagaaaaacaagatttttttttcttcattggaGTTGTACAGGTTATAAGGTCACATCAATGGTggaaaaaagttttgaaatcatttaagtgtcttgatttttttccatcacaaaaacacacgcTTTTGCTGATCTTTTGTATCCATTGTAGACTGAACATTGTGCtttgtgaatttattttacaatctTATGcaagtgggattttttttgacCTACCAAATGAGCTTTATTTcccattttctgtctttttgcagAGTTCATGGAGTTAAGAttgcacacaggaaggctgaGAACCAGATTAAGATGGCAAAGATGATTATGATGAACGAGCTTAACAAACGAGCTAACCTATTAATAGAGCAACTGGAGGTaattactttttctttttctttccttcttatCTCTCGGCCAGTTAGCATTTGTACGTGTAAGGAATCAGTTATCAGTCCTTAAAGGAAGCAAACGAAAACCCAGTGTGCTCAATCAAATTATCTTAAGACAACACGTACGGAAATTGAGTGGAGAGTCGTTTGGTGATTGGTCCCTGTGTGCCAGTGGCCACAAGAGATGTTACTGTTTCTCTGCAGAAAATTTCAGAGGACTTACAGCAGCCTCTGGAAGACCAGCTGCAGGGGGCAATAGAGACATGTGCCCAACTCAACCATTTGCAGAAGTTCATCAGTTGGGCGACGACCCACCATTGCCGGGGCCCAGTGCTCTTCAGCAGGAGACTGGTACGCCAACAGGATCCTGATGTTAATCTGTTCCAGCAAAGCGGAAGGAAATGAAATGGTAAAATCCCTTTACGTGacgatttatttttcctttcagaTTTCTCTGCAAATGCAACAATTGCGTGACTCGTTACTGCAGTCTGAAACTTGGAATCCTGtgaaaatcaaattcaatTGGGATGCCAGCTACTGGACCAAACAGATGTCCTCTTTAGGTAAGATACTAACAAGACGGCGATAGGGATGGGACGAGATACAAATCCAAAAAGTCTCACGAGATTGAGTCCACAAGAATGAGATGAGATTTTTGCTAAAATTTTCATGTAAAATAACACCTACTATAAATGATCCAGTttctaaatattttctttttactgaGCTAACTGCAAGAAAATGACTGATTGAGCTCTAAAGTATAAATGTGAACATaaacaggagagtcacctttCTCACAGGCTCATATTTCAAATGCTCCTTGAATAACAGTCGCAGCTGAGACTTGTCTGAGTAAGACTGAGTCTTACTGAATAGTTGTCAAAAATAATACTTTCTTTTAAAAGTTACAAACATTAAACAAATAAAGTAAGAATTAATACTACTAATTTCAATGCTATTAACTACAAAAGTCCCCTTACTTCAGGGCACCATTTCAAGCCCTTCTGAATCATACTCTTTACTGACAATAAATGATTGAGTGGGCCatttttctgcatgtgtttTACTGTAACTGTAACTACGCAGGTCAGCTGACTGTTGAAGGTGGAAACTGTCACTACCCTCAGGGCTTGGCATGCTCCACCGTTCTAAGGCCCCAGCCTATCCCATGCTTGGCTCTGCCACCCGTTTGCCACAGAGGACGAGAGCCTGCCTGTGGCTGCCAGATGTGCTATGAGCCCCAAGTGTGTTGCCTGCATGGCATGCCTTCTCAGACAGATCTGGACAAGAGCCAGGTCGGAGGTCCACTCTACAAGTCCAGCTATGTTCCAACTGGCCCGGGGTGCCAGGTGCAGAGCCAGCAGCTGCTGAGGTGCTGGGACTCAAGTGATTCCTGTGCCTTGCAAACATCTTCCCAATGCCCTTCGCCTCCATCACATGCCCCCCTCAGAGGACCAATCCAGAGTAATTGCAGTCGTAGGCCTACATCCCAGCCACATGCAAGCACCTCCGAGCCCCAGTCACTTCCCGAATCTCATCTCCGTCACCATCACCAGAGAGGGTCGCTTCCAGTCAGCAATGGTCTGCAGAGTGCAGACCAACCTCAATCAAACCCAAGCCACGTCCCATCACAGGAGACGTTATCGAGCAGCGCAAGTCTGCAGGAGGTACTCTGTGATACGATTGTGGAGCAAGACGTCGTGGCTGAGGAAAGCCAGGATGAGCGATGCAGAGTGGAGAAGAGTCATGGACAAAGAGTTGTGGCAGAACATGAGTGGCCACTTCCCAACAGAAGCGAGAAGAGTTCTGTCCAACATCAACAGGTTCAGGTTTCTTCAGCAGCAGATCTGAGGAAAGAACAGCAGCGAATCACTCCTGCCCTATTACTACCAACGACTGGCCGGGTGAGAGAAAGTTTTTCCAACTACTGCATTGTTTAAtaaggaattaaaaaaatactaaataacACAGCACAATCATAATAGTAATGAATTACGTTCTGCACATGATGTGTTCAGTGAGTGAATAAAATACTTACTGTACGTAGATACTTCTCAAAAACCTGCACAGATTCAAAACCATTTCTTATTATTCATATCATTCACTTACTGGCACAAACGAAATTCTATTAAACTAATACCCAAATATGATGGTGGCACCCAGGCAGTGACTGATTTACTTGTATTTTAAGAGAGAGCAAGATTAGTCTATTTTAATTACAATCTACAAAGTCCTTTAACTAAAAACGCACAGTTTAATTTATTGCCAGAATGATCACATCTCACAGCTGACAGCTTGCCTGATAACAGATGGTGCAACACAAAGTAGTTTCTGCTTTCATGACAAAAGGATGACAGCGACACAGAATTTTCGTATTTCACATCAAAGCATCCAAAAACACAGTTACAATTTACTGACACAACCACAATAATGATCCCTCTAAAAATCCTCAGGATGCTTGATCACAAAGAGAGCGACAGAAGCACCGAGATGCATTATTTCTGTCTCACAGCCTGTGAACATGACATAAAACCACTTGAGTGTAATGACTCCCGTAACTTAACCTGCCATGATAATGAGCCACTCAGGGAATAGTGGAACTCTCATTTCAGCTTCCGTTAGCACTCTGACAAATTTCTCCACCATTTCTGAGAAGGATTAAAGTATGTTCTGAAGCAGTCACAATCCTTCATACTATATCTGCTGAGGAGGTACGGAGCAGGTGACTGTTTTAATCGCATGATCCTCAGGAGCAGGTGCTCTGTATCGTCCTGACCTCAATTTGGAAAGAAGGGCGTGTATAAAAAGCAAATGATTTTCCAGCCTCCCACTTGCACCAGCTAAAGACTCGTCTCAATTTTTTGAAGACGCTCGATTTGATGTCAGACAAATGCAATACATGATGCCACCATACAATACTAGCACctcaagtcaaagcaaaaaaaaaaaaaaaacattctttgtTGTTCAGATTTCTTTCAACTTTACTTCTGCAGcaagaaacaaaagcaaagaaaaaacaccccCAAAACCTAAGGGCAATTCCTTGCTTCTACTTTCATGAAAGGAACACACTGCTTTCTAAATGAGGTATTTACATGCCGTAGTTATTGCTGTAAACAATCCTTTCATTGCATAAACAATGAGAGTAATCTATGCGGCTGTGATTCTGAAGGACCACTTGCTTTGAATTAGTGCCAGGCTAGGCTCTGactgatgtttttgttgtctgcACATCCTCGCTCTGTCTGCTGTTCATGACACAAACAGGTGCACCTGTGCATGTGGCACAGCTTGAAACACTGTTGAGTTATGCTCATGCGTGTTCCCCACAGAGATCTACGTCTCTGGAGGTGTCGGTGACAGCCAACAATTGTGGCTCTAATGTGGAGCAGTGCAGACTCAACCCAAGTTCAGCGTGCACAGGCGGGAAGATACGTTCACAGAGTATCCCTGTAGAGCTAGCAGCGCCAGCCGGCGGCTCTTATTCTGAAAGGCCAACCAGATCTACTCACAGTCCTGATGTGGGAGCTCCAAATATGACAACAAGGAAGGTAGATACTTCATACATAGGATTCCACACATACAGATTTAAGTTCAAGTGTCTGGTGAAGTCTTGAAACAATTTGTAATggtgattattttgtttttagtatGTCGGTGCAGACTCGAGGCAGAGAAGAGCTTCAGATGGTGTTCTTTGCATTGTCAAGGAAACCTCAGCCGACGTAATCCTGACCAGGAGTCGGCGGGCTCCATTACTCTCCTATAAAACTGAGCCAGGTGATGGGAAGTGACAAATTCTTAAACTTATTAACATCACTGATGATGCGATTTAAGCTCCGTATTTACCCCCTTGTTAGATCCTCCATACTTAAATGACGAGGGTCGTCATGATGCCAAGGAAAGGCACAGTGTGTCAAGAAACGGTCATAACGGGTATGCAGAGTCAAGCGTGGTATTTATATAAGCTGATGTGTTTACAATTTTTACACTTTATCACTCATGTTCTTGTGAAGCATCAGAGATTCTGAGAGAGACTCCGAAAGAGCCAGAGTTCCAGTGGTTTGCCTCGAACGCCTGAAAGTTCTTATCTCTCAACTTCCCCCACATGGACGAAGGCAGAGCGACCCCTTACCTGTAGGCACGATGGAGAAGGATAATTTGCAGGAGCAAACCTGGCACAATGTAACATACAAGTATTATCAGGATGTCTAAAGCTATACAGAGTACTGACATTTCTTCTCATCCTTTTTCTTATAGGCTGTGTCAAGAGGTCCTGATACCATAAAGACCCACGCAGTCACATCATCACGGTCTCCAGAAAATCATCAGTGGCTCACAGTTGACAGTGAGTGGGATACTCGCCCAAGGGCCAGCTTTCCAAAAGCATCCACATTGCCACCTGATGACCCTCTGGATAATGCCTCTGCACTCGACtttgactctgactctgacccCAAGTCAGTGTCAGAAGAGGCTGTCGCCTCTCAAGTCGAAGAACAATTCGACTCGGATACATCACCGGAGTTCTCCTCAGAGACAGAACTGGAAGGTCCAAGCCAAGATAATGAAGTTCTGAAAAGCTGCAACAGAAACGAGTCTATGGAGGCTTCTGATCCAAGTCTTGAATGTGACGCATTTTCAGAATCAGCTTCAGGAGCAGGATCTGAAGACGGGCAAGGAGAACTAGGTGCTGATGCAGACTCAGGTGCCGCAGAAACCGAATCAGATGCCCAACCAGAAGCTGACGCCATGGTGGACGCAGAAAAAGATTCAGAGCATTTGTCCGATCAGCATGTGGATTCTCAGGACTCTGTGGAGTCTGAACTTGACATAGAATCTGAGCATGAAACTCCAGATGACCCACAGCCTCTGCGTTCTGACCTCGAGGAAGACTTCACCATTGGACCTGCTCAGAGGCCACTTCTAATTGCAAATCCTGGCCTGCCAAGGAGGACAGAAGAAGTTGAGGCGGACAATGAGGAAACTGAGAGTGAGGACTTCTGTGGAGTGTGTCTGATCGGTGGGGACCTTTTATGCTGTGATCGCTGTCCTAAGGTTTACCATTTGTCGTGTCACATCCCACCTCTGCTAAGCTTCCCTTCGTAAGTTTCCAATTCTCTTGCTCAGAATACAAGTTTTCATCGATTCAGTGCTAGCCTCCAAAGCAACTGTTTACTTGTGATTTTCAGAGGTGACTGGCTTTGCAGCTTGTGCAGAGATGTCGTGCAACCAGAAGTTGAGTATGACTGTGAAAATAGAAGAACATCTGGGGAGCACACATCAGGGCATGGCTTGTCTGCATGTGATCAGAGAGTAAGTGGGAAATCCTTTTACAAACCATCGCTGATGATTCACACGCTCACTTGTGCTCttgctctatttttaaaaactatcTTTTAGAAATGTGAACGTTTGACCCTCCTGATCCTCAATAACATCCTGAGTGCGCCCTTTCACGAGCCTGTCAGTCCACTTGTGAGTGCCGCTTTTCCTCTTTCATGAAAATTAATGCAAGTCAAAAGCCTCCATGCAAAAAGTGAAGTTCTTGAAATATTTGTGCTATGTCTTCAATGTTGTCCTTGAGGCACCGAGAATCTAGCTGCGCTTATCAAGGTGAATGGAGCTATTGCTATCAGATTGCAAAATAGCATCGGCAATATGCAACTGCGCCACATACACAATCAATTCTTAATCAATATTTAGCTAATGTggcaaaaacataaaaaagtcaaacagagATAGAGATTATGAAACGTAATCATGCAGATCACCACGGACATGTTTTGCTTGTAGAAGTCGATTAGTTTTGCTCTcaccaaccaatcagaggatggATGAATGTTGATGAATCTGAAATCAGTGGTGCTGGGTTGAGGGTTGAAgtcaaaatatcaaatgtcGATACTTCTTGTTGCAGGCTCGTCATTACTATCAGATCATCAAGAGGCCAATCGACTTGTCCATCATCCGAGCACGACTCAACAAGAGGAGCACACAACATTACAACTC
The window above is part of the Syngnathus acus chromosome 3, fSynAcu1.2, whole genome shotgun sequence genome. Proteins encoded here:
- the trim66 gene encoding tripartite motif-containing protein 66 isoform X2, translated to MEKSCSECSEMTLAQSLCTLCNKWLCYQCTDVHQHQRATASSQCTDLHDQQRPELHQRGSGSGPGTGSYPCSLLMCHSHGQQPLELLCESCDLLCCSGCHLSSHKTHRVVQIGKALQDQRWLFESLMVQVEERRSAVENNAKQIEDRVHGVKIAHRKAENQIKMAKMIMMNELNKRANLLIEQLEKISEDLQQPLEDQLQGAIETCAQLNHLQKFISWATTHHCRGPVLFSRRLISLQMQQLRDSLLQSETWNPVKIKFNWDASYWTKQMSSLGQLTVEGGNCHYPQGLACSTVLRPQPIPCLALPPVCHRGREPACGCQMCYEPQVCCLHGMPSQTDLDKSQVGGPLYKSSYVPTGPGCQVQSQQLLRCWDSSDSCALQTSSQCPSPPSHAPLRGPIQSNCSRRPTSQPHASTSEPQSLPESHLRHHHQRGSLPVSNGLQSADQPQSNPSHVPSQETLSSSASLQEVLCDTIVEQDVVAEESQDERCRVEKSHGQRVVAEHEWPLPNRSEKSSVQHQQVQVSSAADLRKEQQRITPALLLPTTGRRSTSLEVSVTANNCGSNVEQCRLNPSSACTGGKIRSQSIPVELAAPAGGSYSERPTRSTHSPDVGAPNMTTRKYVGADSRQRRASDGVLCIVKETSADVILTRSRRAPLLSYKTEPDPPYLNDEGRHDAKERHSVSRNGHNGRDSERDSERARVPVVCLERLKVLISQLPPHGRRQSDPLPVGTMEKDNLQEQTWHNAVSRGPDTIKTHAVTSSRSPENHQWLTVDSEWDTRPRASFPKASTLPPDDPLDNASALDFDSDSDPKSVSEEAVASQVEEQFDSDTSPEFSSETELEGPSQDNEVLKSCNRNESMEASDPSLECDAFSESASGAGSEDGQGELGADADSGAAETESDAQPEADAMVDAEKDSEHLSDQHVDSQDSVESELDIESEHETPDDPQPLRSDLEEDFTIGPAQRPLLIANPGLPRRTEEVEADNEETESEDFCGVCLIGGDLLCCDRCPKVYHLSCHIPPLLSFPSGDWLCSLCRDVVQPEVEYDCENRRTSGEHTSGHGLSACDQRKCERLTLLILNNILSAPFHEPVSPLARHYYQIIKRPIDLSIIRARLNKRSTQHYNSPEQFVADVYLMFHNCAKFNYPDSEVAQAGRDLEAFFVTKLEEVFPGRVFPLAEADSDSDEYDEAFRATEGGCSWPERREQCHRKRKRRQSLKSRRHHM
- the trim66 gene encoding tripartite motif-containing protein 66 isoform X1, producing MEKSCSECSEMTLAQSLCTLCNKWLCYQCTDVHQHQRATASSQCTDLHDQQRPELHQRGSGSGPGTGSYPCSLLMCHSHGQQPLELLCESCDLLCCSGCHLSSHKTHRVVQIGKALQDQRWLFESLMVQVEERRSAVENNAKQIEDRVHGVKIAHRKAENQIKMAKMIMMNELNKRANLLIEQLEKISEDLQQPLEDQLQGAIETCAQLNHLQKFISWATTHHCRGPVLFSRRLISLQMQQLRDSLLQSETWNPVKIKFNWDASYWTKQMSSLGQLTVEGGNCHYPQGLACSTVLRPQPIPCLALPPVCHRGREPACGCQMCYEPQVCCLHGMPSQTDLDKSQVGGPLYKSSYVPTGPGCQVQSQQLLRCWDSSDSCALQTSSQCPSPPSHAPLRGPIQSNCSRRPTSQPHASTSEPQSLPESHLRHHHQRGSLPVSNGLQSADQPQSNPSHVPSQETLSSSASLQEVLCDTIVEQDVVAEESQDERCRVEKSHGQRVVAEHEWPLPNRSEKSSVQHQQVQVSSAADLRKEQQRITPALLLPTTGRRSTSLEVSVTANNCGSNVEQCRLNPSSACTGGKIRSQSIPVELAAPAGGSYSERPTRSTHSPDVGAPNMTTRKYVGADSRQRRASDGVLCIVKETSADVILTRSRRAPLLSYKTEPDPPYLNDEGRHDAKERHSVSRNGHNGIRDSERDSERARVPVVCLERLKVLISQLPPHGRRQSDPLPVGTMEKDNLQEQTWHNAVSRGPDTIKTHAVTSSRSPENHQWLTVDSEWDTRPRASFPKASTLPPDDPLDNASALDFDSDSDPKSVSEEAVASQVEEQFDSDTSPEFSSETELEGPSQDNEVLKSCNRNESMEASDPSLECDAFSESASGAGSEDGQGELGADADSGAAETESDAQPEADAMVDAEKDSEHLSDQHVDSQDSVESELDIESEHETPDDPQPLRSDLEEDFTIGPAQRPLLIANPGLPRRTEEVEADNEETESEDFCGVCLIGGDLLCCDRCPKVYHLSCHIPPLLSFPSGDWLCSLCRDVVQPEVEYDCENRRTSGEHTSGHGLSACDQRKCERLTLLILNNILSAPFHEPVSPLARHYYQIIKRPIDLSIIRARLNKRSTQHYNSPEQFVADVYLMFHNCAKFNYPDSEVAQAGRDLEAFFVTKLEEVFPGRVFPLAEADSDSDEYDEAFRATEGGCSWPERREQCHRKRKRRQSLKSRRHHM